Genomic DNA from Novipirellula galeiformis:
ATCACCGAGCTTGCCTCGCTGCGTTGCCCAAGCGACCCCGGCCAGGGGCAGCCCAGTTTTGGACGCACGAATTACGCGGCTTGTTTAGGAGATTCGGTGCACTACATGGATCAAGGCCCGCTCGGGATCGTTAGCGATACGACGACCACCTTGAGTAATTTGGGCTCCCACGCCTCCGAAGCAAATGCGGCGTGTCGCGGAGCATTCGTGTCGCATCGATCGACGCGTTTTCGCGATGTGACCGATGGTTTGGCGAACACCATTTTCGTGGGAGAGATAACAACCGATTTAGGCGATAACGACATTCGTACGATCGCTGCGGTGGGCAATGATTCAGGGTCGGAATCGGTTCGTGAAGAACCTGATCATTGCGTTCACGATGGTTTGGCCGATCCGGCACGCCCTCGTTTTTGGCTCGCTGGCGCCGCGACACTGGCCCCAGCGGAGCATGGACGCGGCTTTCGTTGGGCCTCCAGCGGGGCGGCGTTTAGTGGCTTCAACACAATTCTTTCTCCCAATCGTGAACTCTGTTTCGGGGGCGCAAACGCGAGTTCGCATGGGGTGGCTCCGGCTAGCAGCCGGCATCCCGGAGGCGCTCACGTGTTGATGGGCGACGGTTCAATCAAGTTCATTACCGATACGATCATCGGTGGCGATGTCCATCACGAAAATGTGTGGAGCGGCGGGACCGGGGAAAGTGCTCCCGGATCGCAAAGCCCCTATGGTTTGTGGGGCGCGCTGGGAACGCGGGCCTCTGGTGAAGTCGTTAGCGGTGACTTCTGAATCGCTGCATCTGCAGTCTCGCCATCCTGGTGCATGCCATCGTCCGCACGATCGCCCACGCGGTGTATTCCGTTACGACTGTGCCAAAGCTGGAGTCGGCTGCGGCAACGTGGCCGACGAGCGTTGAATGATTTGCTGTGCAGCCAACGTCGCGAGTGCCTTCAGCGTCAGTTGCGGATTGATATCGCAACCGGCGGGGAAGATCGAGGTGTCGGCGACCGTCAAGTTCTCAATCGCTTCGCCACAGTCGGTCATCATTTGGAAGGTCGTGGGATTGACCACGTCGCCCAACGACGCACCGCCTTGTGGATGCGTGGTTAACAGATTGACGAACGCAGGACCACGACGGCGAATTTCGCTCAGCCCCCACTCAAAGTCATCCATGTTTCGGATTCGTAGCGGACGACCGCAACGCATCAGGATCGATTTGGTAGGCAGATGCAGCGAGACGCCGTCATCGGGTTTGGCCGCCGCGAAATAGATCCGTGCGACACGCCGTAAACCACGCAGCAGCATTTCAAATTCGTCACAGTCGAATTCGAGATGGAAATCGCCACATGAGTCCACGTAGTTGCTGCAGCGGACTTTGGTGGGAACGACAATGCCCGACATCGACAGGTGGTTGAACTTGCGCATCACGCAGGCGAACTCTTTGAACCATCCCGTTAACGCCAACGCGACTGTGCCGGGGAAGTGGAACCAGTTTTCTAACGCAGGTTCCTCGACCATCTTGCCGTTTTCCATGATGTTGCGGCGATCGACCAAGAAACACTGAGTCACGCCCGGTTCAGGGCGAGTGCTATCGGATGGCCAAATCGGCTTGTCAAACATTGCGTACAGTGCCGTTCCGATGTTCGCCGTCAATCGTTTACCGAGATGTTGGTTTCTCAGTCCCGCACACGACAAGCTGTGGCTCAGCAATTTGTTCGTTTCACCAATCCCTGCAGCGACGACAAATTCGTTGGCCGAAATCGTGGTGTGAGTATGGCATCCCGATTCACTGCGGTGGCATACGTCGATGCCGTCGACTCGCAGTGCTCCCGCTTCATCGCGACGAATTCTCAGACGCTTGCCTTCGGTTCGGTAAGACACTTCGGCGGGAACCGGATTGTTCATCGACTGAGTCAGGAAGCTATTGGGTTCGCCTGCCTTGTAAGGATGAATGCCGCCGATGTGATCCCCGAAACTGTCGACGGAATTGTCGCTGCCGCAGCCCAAGCACTCACGCCGCATCGCCACGGGCAACGGTTGGACATCTTCGCCGAGCGCGATGCATCCTTCGGCAAACCGCATACTGCGATCGCTGATCTGAGACTTGGTGACCTCGGTGTTGACGCCAAGCTCGTCACAGACCGACGTCATCAATTCAGAGAACTGAGCGTAGTCGACACCCGTGGGGCGACGATCGCCCCACGATTCATAGACCGATTCGATGATCGGCAAGTGAATCGCATTGTTGACGTAGGGGCCGCCACCAAACACGCGTGCTTGGCAGACGTTGACGGTTTGCTTAGGCGGAATCTTCTTTCGCATCGACGGGATGGCGAGCTGCAATTTCGAATGAACATTCCCTAACCCACCGGCGATTTGACCGGCGCCGTCTTTGTAAAGTCGATAGAGAACTTGGTCGCTGCGTGGCGGCGACAGTTTGATGCTGCCATCGTCTTGAGGGATCTTTTGGATCAATGCATCGGGGCTGACAAAGTCACCGACGTCAAGAATCAGCACTCGCAGCCCCGCAGCGGTCAATCGGCTGGCGGTGGTTGCTCCGCCCGCCCCGCTGCCGATGATACAGACGTCGTAGTGGTTGTTCAGATCCGCCAATGGTGGCGCGTCCATCGTCACTAAAAACTCAGGCTTCTCGCACTGAGGTGACCATCCGCCGCCGATCAATTGACGTGCCGGTTGACGCGAATGGATCACCAATCGTCCCAGCATCGTGACGCCGCCGATAGCGGTATGCAGCAGATGGTCGTCGGTCCACTCGATGCGAGGTGGGCCGTGTTTATCGCACGGGGTTTCCCCTTGATTGAGCAATCGGCGAAGTTGGTGAGGGCAAAGTTTGTGCAGTTGACGGCCGGTGTGCTTGACGCTGTATAGGTTCAACCACAAAAGGGCAACGTTCAGTCCGAGTTGCAAACGCGGGGGCAGATGTTCGGCATAGATCAACACTTCACGAGCGACTTGACAGGCGTCATCGCCTTGATGTCCGCACCACAGCGAATCAATTTGCGCATGGATGATCGCAACGAGCGCAGGAAAACGTTTCTCGCGAATCGTTTGGATTGGACAATCGGGATGATTATTATTCCCGCCCAGGCCAAACGGTAGAAAACCCGCAGCCAAAGAACCCTTGAGAATATCTCGGCGCGAAAACGCGTCCAATGAAGAAAAATCTAGCATCCTTGCCAGTCTCGTCAGCGATCAAGAGGAGTAGTGAATTGTTCAACCGGAACAACCCAATCCTTGGCATCGGCAAGATGCAAGTCTCATTGATCGTGAAAAGCATGGCGAATGTGTGAGGATTCACAAATTCGATTTCTCGTGTCGAATATGACGGTAAATCGGACCCACGATCAGGCTAAACATTCCGCATCCAAGCGGTGAACATGAAACTCGCCCGTCTTGAGCGTTTTTTCGGCCAAGTCCACCAAATGCTCGTGATGGGTAAACATGATCACTTGCGTGCGTGCGGATAATTCGGACAAGGCCGTGATTGCGGCGCACGCTCGGTCATCATCAAGTTGCACCAAGCAGTCGTCGACTACCAACGGCAACGCGGTACCGCGAGTCAATTGATGATCGATCGAAGCCAATCGCAGAGCCAAGTACAACGCGTCGGCTGTCCCCGTACTCATGGCGTTGGCTGGCACATCGGGTTCGCCGCTACGCGTGCGAGTTCCGAACAACATCACCTTTCCGCGTGAGTCAAAGTCGACTTTTAACGAGTCATATTCGTCTCGTGTCAGTTGTTGAAAGATCGTCGAAGCAAGTTGCAGTACCGGCCCTTGGTTCTCTTGTCGGTAATGCTCGATTGCTTGTCGCAGCATCATCGCGGCAACCTTCACGCGAGCGAACTCTTCGATTGCGTTCTCCATTTTCCCCGTCAGGAATTGAATCGATTGCGAAAGTTCCGAAGCTCGATCGCTGCCATCGATTTGTTTCAGCCGCAGTCGCAACGCACCGACCGTTTGCTGGGCTTCAGAGAGCGAGTCTTGATTATCGGCAAGATCTGCTTCGACCTTTTCAATTTCAATTTGTACCAATTCAGGCTGGTGCTCGGCGACCTCTTCGGCGAACGCTTCGAGCTCGACAGTACCCGAAAGCATCCGCAATTGTTCTTCGATCGCTTGCTTGGATTGCTCGAACTGTTGTCGCTGTTTGGAACGCTGCTCGACTTCGACTAAGTGTTCCGCCGCGTCGCAGCCAGCTTCTTCGCACAGCTTTTGAATCGCGACTTCGGCCTCGGTCACCTGTTGCTCGGCAGTTTCAAGTTGCTTTTCTGTGGAAGCAAGTTGCGTGGCCAAAACACCGCGTTGTTGTGACGCGGCACGCTCGTTTTGTAATCGATTGTATAGCTGCTTGACGGTGCTGAAGGCGTCGCTGACGTCCCCTTCCTTTTCCTCGATCTTGACGCCCAATTCGGCGGCCAGGCGTGCGACGTCTTTTTGGTAGGTCTTGTCGTCTTCGAGCATCGATCGAATGCGGTGGGCCAAAATATCGCGTTCGCGTTTCTGAGCACACAAAGCGTCGATTTGCGTGATCTTTTCCAAAACCACCGCCGGCGTGCGGTCCACCGACTCGGCCAGTGCCGACGTGGCGGTGGTCCAATCGGTATGCCATGTGTCGTAGTCGCGTTGACGCGATTCGAGTTGCGTTTGCAATCTCGGCAACTCTTCGCGCATCATGTCATGTTGTTTCAATTGTTCGTCGTAACGTTTTCGAGCATGATGCAGCGTCGTGCGAAGATTCACCGCGTCATCGTACAGCGACGAAAAATCATTCGCATCGATCTGATCAAACAGGCTCGGTTCGTCATGGCCGACCAACACAGGTTTGTCGACGACGGCCGATTCGATCGCGTGATTGAGTCGTTTGCACGAGGCGGCAATGCGTTCCTCGAGTTGCCCCACACGTTCTTGGGCTTCGTCAAGCCGGACGGTGGTTTCAACCAATTGGGCATGCTCGGTGATCCAGCGATACATCCGGTCAGGCGTGGTGGGGGTGACGCCCGAGGCTTCCCACAATGATTGCCATTGTTGCTGGGCCTCTTGGAACGCGGCTTTCGCTGCCTCGCCGTTTGTTTGGCAAAGCGTTTTTTGGTCGGCAACCTTTTTTAGCTCTTCTTCGATCGAGCTCTGCAGATGCAGTTGTTCGTGATGAGATCGCATCGCATCGACCAACGTATCTGCTTTGCGGATTTCCGCTTGCAGCTGCGTCAGCGTTTTGGTGTCGAGGGTCCCCGCTTGGTTCGCGGCGATCACGTCGCAGAAAATCGCATCGCGACGTTCACGAGCCTCGCCCAATTGTTCCTCGCTCGGCAGCATCGTGACAGACTGGACTGCGTCGAGTCGTTGTTGCGATTCTCGCTCGGTCGTGTCGAGTTGCTTCCACTGCTGTGTTACGGCGGCAAGTTGCTTTTCTCGTTTTTCAAGATTTTGGACGGCCGATTCGATTGCCGATTCGACTGGCAATCGCAACTTTGCGGTGTCATGCAACGAATCTGCAAACGAAGCCGCAGTGGTGTCGCCGGACGACACGATCGGGCTGCAGAACGTGTCCAATTTTCGAGCGAGTTGTTCACAGCGATTGTGAAGTTGTTTGACGTCCGATTTCTGCTGAGCCAAATTCGACAGCACCGAATCGGGAGAACCCACCGACTCGATCAATTGGCTGATCGAGTAGGGATCGTCCGGAACGATCGTCTCTTTTTCTTGTTCATCGGCTTCAGCAAGCCGTTTGGTAAGCGAACGGAGGCTTTCATCGGCGTCGTCCCGCTGTTTGGCAATCACCGCGTATTGCTGTGCCAGATCGTTGAGCTTGGTTCGCACCGAATCGACAAACCGCAGTTTCTTTAGCGACGAATCGATTTCATCGGTAACCGCCTGCTCTTCTTGCGAGACGATTTCGACCGAAAGCTCTTGTAACGCTTCGACCATGCGGCGATCGAGGTTTTTGCGAGTGCGTTGCAGATTCGTACGCTGAGTCCGTGCCTCTTCACGTGCACCGAGACGCTGAAACAGCGAATCGATTTGGGCTTCGTGAACCAAAATCGCCGAGTCGTCTCCGAGGCTTTTCAGCTGCTTGCTCAATTCATCCACGCGGGTGCTGAGCGAACGCGTTTGCCGCAGCGAGATTTCGTGATGAGTGTCGACGGTGCGGCGTCGTTCGCTAAAGGCATCGTCAAGCCGCGGCGCATCGGCAAGTTCGTCCAGCTTCTGAAGCAACGAATGCCACTGTGGGATCAACGGCAATGCGCTTTTGACGGCTCGCAGTTTCGACAATGCGACCGCCGCTTCTTTGACACCGTTCTGCAACTCGTCAACGCGTTGGCACTCTCGATCCAATTCGTCTTTGAGATCGTTGAAGTCGCTCGGAGGGATTTTCGCTAGCTCTAACTCTTTTCGTTTTTCAGCGATTTCGCGAGACAATTGATTGATCGCCCCTCGCGTGCCGCCCGCGACAAACAGCTTGCCCGCCAAGTCATCGAGTTGAGATTGCACGGTTTTTAGTTGGCTCACCCCTGCTCCGGCGGCGAACAGAATTTCACCTAGGTCTCCTTCGCCCTCGAGGATGGCTTGTCCGCCGCGAACGAGTTCCTCGTGCGACAAACCAAAGCGATGTTCAAACGCCTCGCGATCGACGCCACCGAGCATCGCGTCGAGAACCGCATCGTCG
This window encodes:
- a CDS encoding DUF1559 domain-containing protein, which gives rise to MNIHLNLRADSQPRLRSGFTLVELLVVIAIIGVLVGLLLPAVQAAREAARRMSCGNNTKQLGLAIHNYHSTFNQLPMHGGGTWVNGAAIGSNRSNRMDLSIWVGLTPFFEQQALWEQIRSPLGAYPAMGPETSDGNYQPWITELASLRCPSDPGQGQPSFGRTNYAACLGDSVHYMDQGPLGIVSDTTTTLSNLGSHASEANAACRGAFVSHRSTRFRDVTDGLANTIFVGEITTDLGDNDIRTIAAVGNDSGSESVREEPDHCVHDGLADPARPRFWLAGAATLAPAEHGRGFRWASSGAAFSGFNTILSPNRELCFGGANASSHGVAPASSRHPGGAHVLMGDGSIKFITDTIIGGDVHHENVWSGGTGESAPGSQSPYGLWGALGTRASGEVVSGDF
- a CDS encoding GMC family oxidoreductase N-terminal domain-containing protein — translated: MLDFSSLDAFSRRDILKGSLAAGFLPFGLGGNNNHPDCPIQTIREKRFPALVAIIHAQIDSLWCGHQGDDACQVAREVLIYAEHLPPRLQLGLNVALLWLNLYSVKHTGRQLHKLCPHQLRRLLNQGETPCDKHGPPRIEWTDDHLLHTAIGGVTMLGRLVIHSRQPARQLIGGGWSPQCEKPEFLVTMDAPPLADLNNHYDVCIIGSGAGGATTASRLTAAGLRVLILDVGDFVSPDALIQKIPQDDGSIKLSPPRSDQVLYRLYKDGAGQIAGGLGNVHSKLQLAIPSMRKKIPPKQTVNVCQARVFGGGPYVNNAIHLPIIESVYESWGDRRPTGVDYAQFSELMTSVCDELGVNTEVTKSQISDRSMRFAEGCIALGEDVQPLPVAMRRECLGCGSDNSVDSFGDHIGGIHPYKAGEPNSFLTQSMNNPVPAEVSYRTEGKRLRIRRDEAGALRVDGIDVCHRSESGCHTHTTISANEFVVAAGIGETNKLLSHSLSCAGLRNQHLGKRLTANIGTALYAMFDKPIWPSDSTRPEPGVTQCFLVDRRNIMENGKMVEEPALENWFHFPGTVALALTGWFKEFACVMRKFNHLSMSGIVVPTKVRCSNYVDSCGDFHLEFDCDEFEMLLRGLRRVARIYFAAAKPDDGVSLHLPTKSILMRCGRPLRIRNMDDFEWGLSEIRRRGPAFVNLLTTHPQGGASLGDVVNPTTFQMMTDCGEAIENLTVADTSIFPAGCDINPQLTLKALATLAAQQIIQRSSATLPQPTPALAQS
- a CDS encoding YhaN family protein, translated to MIIERLDLKAFGRFTDTSIQLPDGPRRLHIIYGPNESGKSTSLRAITSLLYGMSKRAEDNYIHPTGKIRVGGKLSDGNGNVLECLRRRGNKATLRDADDNETIDDAVLDAMLGGVDREAFEHRFGLSHEELVRGGQAILEGEGDLGEILFAAGAGVSQLKTVQSQLDDLAGKLFVAGGTRGAINQLSREIAEKRKELELAKIPPSDFNDLKDELDRECQRVDELQNGVKEAAVALSKLRAVKSALPLIPQWHSLLQKLDELADAPRLDDAFSERRRTVDTHHEISLRQTRSLSTRVDELSKQLKSLGDDSAILVHEAQIDSLFQRLGAREEARTQRTNLQRTRKNLDRRMVEALQELSVEIVSQEEQAVTDEIDSSLKKLRFVDSVRTKLNDLAQQYAVIAKQRDDADESLRSLTKRLAEADEQEKETIVPDDPYSISQLIESVGSPDSVLSNLAQQKSDVKQLHNRCEQLARKLDTFCSPIVSSGDTTAASFADSLHDTAKLRLPVESAIESAVQNLEKREKQLAAVTQQWKQLDTTERESQQRLDAVQSVTMLPSEEQLGEARERRDAIFCDVIAANQAGTLDTKTLTQLQAEIRKADTLVDAMRSHHEQLHLQSSIEEELKKVADQKTLCQTNGEAAKAAFQEAQQQWQSLWEASGVTPTTPDRMYRWITEHAQLVETTVRLDEAQERVGQLEERIAASCKRLNHAIESAVVDKPVLVGHDEPSLFDQIDANDFSSLYDDAVNLRTTLHHARKRYDEQLKQHDMMREELPRLQTQLESRQRDYDTWHTDWTTATSALAESVDRTPAVVLEKITQIDALCAQKRERDILAHRIRSMLEDDKTYQKDVARLAAELGVKIEEKEGDVSDAFSTVKQLYNRLQNERAASQQRGVLATQLASTEKQLETAEQQVTEAEVAIQKLCEEAGCDAAEHLVEVEQRSKQRQQFEQSKQAIEEQLRMLSGTVELEAFAEEVAEHQPELVQIEIEKVEADLADNQDSLSEAQQTVGALRLRLKQIDGSDRASELSQSIQFLTGKMENAIEEFARVKVAAMMLRQAIEHYRQENQGPVLQLASTIFQQLTRDEYDSLKVDFDSRGKVMLFGTRTRSGEPDVPANAMSTGTADALYLALRLASIDHQLTRGTALPLVVDDCLVQLDDDRACAAITALSELSARTQVIMFTHHEHLVDLAEKTLKTGEFHVHRLDAECLA